In Novipirellula caenicola, one genomic interval encodes:
- a CDS encoding serine/threonine-protein kinase: MSLTPDQFAQRIKDYGLADPRAVDRVRSELGAGDVTLDSMIDAMQSAGIVSTLQTEKLVRGDRSGYFYGDYKVQYLIGAGTFARVYRAEREGNIFAVKVLRKRFRDEPKELEQFLREGRMGLKLRHPNIVSIYDVIPDVRNPFLVMEFVEGQTLRELVRIRGRLPADLSLSLISDISSALAHAASLGISHRDLKLSNVLISTEGKAKLVDFGLAALADRNNPEQIADCPNARAIDYAALERGSGVRKDDPRSDVFFAGNMLYHMLAGEPALSETRDRLARLNINRFIDIKPLTDYAPDVPGVANQIVQKAMRFDVNERYQSAAEMNVDVRKAITMLERGITGNVADDYHQPMAEHQDDDEIPSNEGEGYVVLLVESKIGLQNAIRDRLKARGYRVLIIQDPNRALARFATDDEQPADCVIFGAADLGVDAVDAYNRFAQDENTCNIPSILLIDRRQTSLIQAAMRGPKRKMLGLPLKVRELRQALSQLLVGVNRRPAGTY; the protein is encoded by the coding sequence CGCACAACGAATCAAAGACTACGGTTTGGCGGATCCGCGCGCCGTCGACCGTGTCCGAAGCGAATTGGGCGCGGGCGACGTCACGCTCGATAGCATGATTGACGCGATGCAGAGTGCGGGGATCGTCTCAACGCTGCAGACCGAGAAATTGGTGCGGGGGGACCGAAGTGGCTATTTCTACGGTGATTACAAAGTCCAGTACTTGATCGGGGCCGGTACCTTTGCTCGTGTTTACCGAGCCGAGCGGGAAGGGAACATTTTTGCCGTCAAAGTGCTTCGCAAACGGTTTCGTGACGAGCCGAAGGAACTCGAGCAATTTCTACGCGAAGGCCGCATGGGACTGAAGTTGCGGCATCCCAACATCGTCAGCATTTATGATGTGATTCCCGATGTCCGCAACCCCTTCCTGGTGATGGAGTTTGTCGAAGGGCAAACGCTTCGCGAGCTTGTGCGGATTCGCGGAAGATTGCCTGCGGATCTATCGCTCAGTTTGATCAGCGATATCTCGTCGGCTCTTGCGCACGCCGCGTCGCTGGGGATCTCGCACCGCGACTTGAAGTTGTCCAATGTGTTGATTTCGACCGAAGGAAAAGCGAAGCTGGTTGACTTTGGATTGGCGGCGTTGGCGGATCGCAATAATCCCGAACAGATCGCCGATTGTCCGAACGCCCGAGCGATCGACTACGCGGCGCTTGAGCGTGGTTCGGGCGTTCGCAAGGATGACCCTCGCAGCGACGTTTTCTTTGCGGGTAATATGCTCTACCACATGCTTGCTGGCGAACCCGCATTGTCGGAAACCCGTGACCGTTTGGCACGCTTGAACATCAACCGTTTCATCGATATCAAGCCGCTGACGGATTACGCCCCCGATGTTCCTGGGGTGGCAAACCAGATTGTGCAAAAAGCGATGCGGTTTGACGTCAACGAGCGATACCAATCGGCTGCCGAAATGAATGTCGACGTACGCAAGGCGATCACGATGCTCGAGCGTGGGATCACCGGCAACGTCGCGGATGATTACCATCAGCCGATGGCAGAGCATCAAGATGACGACGAGATTCCGTCGAATGAGGGCGAAGGTTACGTGGTGTTGTTGGTCGAGTCAAAGATTGGACTGCAGAACGCCATTCGTGACCGGTTGAAGGCACGTGGGTATCGCGTTTTGATCATTCAAGACCCCAACCGCGCGTTGGCCCGATTTGCCACCGATGATGAACAGCCGGCCGATTGCGTGATTTTTGGTGCGGCCGACTTGGGAGTCGATGCGGTGGACGCGTACAACCGGTTTGCGCAAGATGAGAACACTTGCAATATTCCCAGTATCTTGTTGATTGATCGGCGCCAAACGAGCTTGATTCAAGCAGCGATGCGTGGCCCGAAACGCAAGATGTTGGGGTTGCCACTGAAAGTCCGCGAGCTGCGTCAAGCGCTTAGCCAATTGTTGGTAGGTGTGAATCGACGTCCGGCCGGCACGTACTAG